The following are encoded together in the Methanosarcina flavescens genome:
- the thiL gene encoding thiamine-phosphate kinase, producing the protein MKDTRVSSIGERALISILSEIFKAPDGKEKGQEGILIGAGSDDCAVLDLKGEDCLVVTTDMLHRTTDFPKEMTPWQMGWMSAAVNFSDIAAMGAEPTGLIMAIGMPLDTEITFVEALAKGMQACAEFCGTAIIGGDLDTHAELTITGTALGKVKKSQLLLRRGARPGDLVCVTGYTGSAGAALEALQLKKSVTETVLKALFEPIPRIKEARQMAESGAVTSMIDTSDGLAMSLYDLARQSHVGFRIREDSLPILREVREFASNPDKLRELALYTGGDFELLLTIDPQKMKKVQNICNLTVIGECTMYEAGIVLESPECKLTTIAQRGYQQLKAETIDGSS; encoded by the coding sequence ATGAAAGACACAAGAGTATCTTCAATTGGAGAACGCGCTCTAATCTCCATCTTATCCGAGATTTTTAAAGCCCCTGATGGCAAGGAAAAAGGGCAGGAAGGAATCCTTATTGGTGCAGGTTCGGATGACTGCGCCGTCCTTGACCTGAAAGGCGAAGACTGCCTGGTTGTTACTACCGATATGTTGCATAGAACCACGGATTTTCCGAAGGAGATGACACCCTGGCAAATGGGCTGGATGTCAGCAGCGGTAAACTTCAGTGATATTGCAGCCATGGGCGCAGAACCCACAGGGCTTATTATGGCAATCGGGATGCCGTTAGATACCGAAATTACTTTTGTTGAAGCACTTGCAAAAGGTATGCAGGCGTGTGCTGAATTCTGTGGAACTGCGATTATCGGAGGCGATCTTGACACCCATGCAGAACTGACGATTACAGGGACGGCGCTGGGCAAGGTAAAGAAAAGCCAGCTCCTTCTTCGGCGCGGAGCAAGACCAGGTGATCTTGTCTGCGTCACCGGATATACAGGCTCAGCGGGGGCAGCTCTGGAAGCCCTACAATTGAAAAAATCAGTAACTGAAACTGTCCTGAAGGCACTTTTTGAGCCAATTCCGCGCATTAAGGAAGCCAGACAAATGGCCGAGTCCGGGGCAGTCACATCCATGATTGATACAAGTGACGGTCTTGCAATGTCTCTTTACGACCTTGCCAGACAGAGCCATGTAGGCTTCAGGATCCGGGAAGATTCCCTTCCTATCCTCAGAGAAGTCAGGGAATTCGCCTCAAACCCCGACAAGCTGAGGGAACTTGCACTCTATACAGGCGGAGATTTTGAACTTCTTCTTACAATTGACCCGCAAAAGATGAAAAAAGTACAAAATATATGTAACTTAACTGTTATAGGAGAATGCACAATGTATGAAGCGGGCATTGTACTCGAATCCCCCGAATGCAAGCTTACAACTATAGCACAGCGAGGATACCAGCAGCTAAAAGCCGAGACAATTGATGGATCCTCCTGA
- a CDS encoding anaerobic ribonucleoside-triphosphate reductase activating protein, whose amino-acid sequence MRLNYAGIVPLSTVDWRGKAATTIFFRGCPLRCTYCQNHPYLHGLNPVDLDFVKDQIKKSKPFVSAVVFSGGEPLMQDAIVPLAEFVREVGLAIGIHTNGCYPGMANELVKRKLVDKFFIDIKAPPDNPKLYGKVTGYGEYEAVKKTPEQITASLIDTLEIVDSCGMELELRTTLIRDFIGSREEIASIAAWISENIKNKEVTYVLQQGIPEYSLRESLRETQVLEREELYELGRVAKNYLNDVRIRTKENGEEIIFDSM is encoded by the coding sequence ATGAGATTAAACTATGCTGGTATAGTCCCGCTATCGACCGTGGATTGGAGAGGAAAAGCCGCAACTACTATTTTTTTTCGAGGATGCCCTCTTCGCTGTACCTACTGCCAGAACCATCCCTATCTCCACGGGTTGAACCCTGTAGATCTGGACTTTGTAAAAGATCAAATTAAAAAATCAAAGCCCTTTGTGAGTGCAGTTGTATTTTCAGGAGGAGAGCCTCTGATGCAGGACGCAATTGTGCCTCTTGCAGAGTTTGTAAGAGAAGTGGGGCTTGCAATAGGAATTCACACAAACGGCTGCTACCCTGGGATGGCAAATGAACTGGTTAAACGAAAGCTGGTTGATAAATTTTTTATCGATATAAAAGCTCCACCAGATAATCCTAAGCTTTACGGGAAAGTTACGGGCTATGGAGAATATGAAGCTGTAAAAAAAACACCTGAACAGATCACTGCGTCTTTAATAGATACTCTCGAAATTGTAGATTCCTGCGGCATGGAACTGGAACTCAGGACGACACTAATCAGGGACTTTATCGGAAGTAGGGAAGAAATTGCCAGCATAGCTGCCTGGATCTCGGAAAATATTAAGAACAAGGAAGTTACGTACGTGTTGCAGCAGGGCATCCCGGAGTACAGCTTGCGTGAAAGTCTGAGGGAGACACAGGTGCTTGAAAGAGAAGAACTGTACGAACTGGGGAGAGTAGCAAAAAACTACCTGAATGATGTGAGAATAAGAACAAAAGAAAACGGAGAAGAAATTATATTTGATTCAATGTAA
- the nrdD gene encoding anaerobic ribonucleoside-triphosphate reductase: MTGETLLHDDQLSDNQSTQTPLEELSVSPLHDDDELSDNQPVQKTLDGLSISPLPKVRTTDGFILNWDRNIIVNRLLKETKLSEIFYSKPSITKEEAVDIAKEAEKIIKKMNIKFLSGPLIREIVNNILLDRGHVEWRNIMTRVGASVYDAYEIDTGYGFEANDNANQLNNAETSHKRKADKMSKEQNLLLMPKELADLHLNGDFHIHDLEYMGTRPFCQDWDLRYFFYYGLMPDGVGTQSSVAKPAKNAEVAFLHAVKAMGSAQTNFAGGQGFYNFLTFMAPYLEGKSETEIKQLMQMFVYEMMQMMCARGGQTVFSSVQLSPGVPKLWRNIPIVAMGKIWDGKQAPLRTYGEFEKEVRLGFKALMDVMLEGDAWGKPFSFPKPEISIEPDFMEEDKEFNRTHPDLPTYKELYRMTFELAAKFGTPYFDNQLPEYRGAGKGISCYQCCAYQFSANPTDDVEFNDKLHFKDGKHFSMGSWMVLSLNCPRAAYRAEHDDEKLFNELKSLMNKGVEVFKIKRKWMNNLIKKNRIPFAAQRPKDPNTGEKGAMAVDFESLVYTIGVVGINEMVQYHTGYQIHQSPDAYKLAIRAMFEMKMHAQKLSRETGMEIALARTPAETTAQRFAVSDLLHKEYAGKAESTIKGNVQAAKRDLNQTHDLPIYYTNGTHLPPDADVSLPERIRYEHTFFPIVDGGNIMHIWLGEGKPDPDGLQELAMYIAKNTQTGYFAFTRDMTVCIDEGYVADGLLDRCPKCKSENVQHLSRITGYLQSVEGWNKGKRQELLDRKRYSTQELR, encoded by the coding sequence ATGACAGGCGAGACTCTCTTACACGATGACCAGTTATCTGACAACCAATCAACGCAAACGCCGCTTGAAGAGTTATCCGTCTCTCCACTCCACGATGATGACGAGTTATCTGACAACCAGCCAGTGCAAAAGACCCTTGACGGGTTGTCCATCTCCCCCCTCCCCAAGGTAAGGACAACAGATGGCTTCATTCTTAACTGGGACAGGAATATCATTGTAAACCGGCTCCTGAAAGAAACAAAATTAAGCGAGATCTTCTACAGTAAACCCTCAATAACAAAAGAAGAAGCCGTTGATATTGCAAAGGAAGCGGAAAAGATCATCAAAAAGATGAACATAAAGTTTCTCTCAGGCCCTCTTATACGGGAAATCGTCAACAATATCCTGCTTGACAGGGGACATGTCGAGTGGAGAAATATCATGACTAGGGTTGGAGCTTCGGTCTACGATGCCTACGAAATCGATACTGGATACGGCTTTGAAGCAAATGATAATGCAAACCAGCTGAACAATGCCGAAACCTCACATAAAAGAAAAGCTGATAAGATGTCCAAGGAGCAGAATCTCCTCCTGATGCCAAAAGAGCTTGCAGACTTACACCTGAATGGGGATTTCCATATCCATGATCTTGAATATATGGGCACAAGGCCTTTTTGCCAGGACTGGGATCTTCGTTACTTTTTTTACTATGGGCTTATGCCTGATGGAGTAGGAACGCAGTCCAGTGTAGCAAAGCCTGCAAAAAATGCTGAAGTAGCTTTTCTTCATGCAGTTAAAGCTATGGGCTCGGCTCAGACAAATTTCGCAGGCGGGCAGGGATTCTACAATTTCCTGACATTTATGGCTCCCTATCTGGAAGGTAAGTCTGAAACCGAGATAAAACAGCTTATGCAGATGTTCGTCTATGAAATGATGCAGATGATGTGCGCAAGAGGCGGACAGACGGTTTTTTCATCCGTACAGCTCTCCCCCGGGGTTCCGAAGCTCTGGAGAAATATTCCGATTGTCGCTATGGGTAAGATCTGGGATGGTAAACAGGCTCCTCTGAGAACCTACGGGGAGTTTGAAAAAGAGGTTCGTCTTGGATTTAAGGCTCTGATGGATGTCATGCTTGAAGGAGATGCCTGGGGCAAGCCTTTCAGTTTCCCCAAACCCGAAATTTCCATTGAGCCTGACTTTATGGAAGAAGACAAGGAATTCAACAGGACTCACCCCGATCTTCCGACTTATAAAGAGTTGTACAGGATGACCTTCGAGCTGGCTGCCAAATTCGGGACTCCTTATTTTGATAACCAGCTTCCGGAGTACAGGGGTGCAGGAAAGGGAATCTCATGCTATCAATGTTGCGCCTATCAATTTTCTGCAAATCCTACAGATGACGTCGAATTCAATGACAAACTTCATTTTAAGGACGGAAAGCACTTCTCAATGGGGTCATGGATGGTTCTGTCTTTGAACTGCCCAAGAGCTGCATACAGAGCTGAACATGATGATGAGAAACTCTTTAATGAGCTCAAATCCCTGATGAACAAGGGAGTGGAAGTCTTCAAAATCAAACGGAAATGGATGAACAACCTGATCAAGAAAAACAGAATTCCATTTGCAGCCCAGCGTCCTAAAGACCCAAATACCGGGGAAAAAGGAGCAATGGCTGTGGATTTTGAAAGCCTGGTATATACCATAGGAGTAGTAGGGATTAATGAGATGGTCCAGTACCATACAGGCTATCAGATCCATCAGTCTCCAGATGCTTATAAGCTTGCAATCAGGGCTATGTTTGAGATGAAGATGCATGCTCAGAAGCTCTCAAGGGAAACCGGAATGGAAATTGCTCTTGCAAGGACGCCTGCTGAAACGACAGCCCAGCGTTTTGCAGTCTCGGACCTCTTGCATAAGGAGTATGCTGGCAAAGCAGAGAGTACAATCAAAGGAAATGTGCAGGCTGCAAAACGGGATTTGAATCAGACGCATGACCTGCCGATTTACTATACCAATGGGACTCATCTTCCGCCTGATGCAGATGTATCTCTGCCCGAAAGGATAAGGTACGAACATACTTTCTTCCCAATTGTGGACGGTGGAAATATCATGCATATCTGGCTAGGAGAAGGAAAGCCGGACCCTGACGGTCTGCAGGAACTTGCCATGTATATTGCAAAGAATACCCAGACCGGTTACTTTGCCTTTACTCGGGATATGACTGTGTGCATTGATGAGGGATATGTAGCCGACGGTCTGCTGGACAGATGTCCGAAGTGCAAGTCTGAAAACGTGCAGCATCTCTCAAGGATCACAGGATACCTTCAATCCGTAGAAGGATGGAACAAAGGCAAGCGCCAGGAGCTCCTGGACAGAAAAAGATACAGCACACAGGAACTCAGGTAA
- a CDS encoding glutaredoxin family protein yields the protein MAKIIIYTTDRCPKCNKLKNFLETHSIAFEVADMSTPEALTELRFNGVFTVTAPVLQINDTFLTHEELFRGEEVNPEKIQGIM from the coding sequence ATGGCAAAAATAATAATATACACAACGGACCGCTGTCCGAAATGTAATAAATTAAAAAATTTCCTGGAAACACATTCAATTGCTTTCGAGGTAGCAGATATGTCTACTCCAGAAGCTCTAACAGAACTGCGCTTCAACGGGGTCTTCACAGTGACAGCGCCTGTTTTACAGATCAATGATACTTTTCTTACACACGAGGAACTCTTCCGTGGGGAAGAAGTAAACCCTGAGAAAATCCAGGGAATCATGTGA
- the radB gene encoding DNA repair and recombination protein RadB, translating into MVQLYLIKQKKRCHFIEKLLSSGCKPLDELLGGGFEKGIVTQIFGPAGTGKTNICIQLSVECVNQGQRVIFIDTEGLSPSRFRQIAGENAKEIARSIIIYEPMNFEEQYAAVREVERIAGENIGLVILDSATSFYRFELEDDETSMRSRRELASQIGFLHALARKHGFAAVITNQVYSDITSGGVRPLGGSSLEHISKTIIRLEKTGEGTRRAILYKHRSRPEGSSAEFTITAEGIR; encoded by the coding sequence ATGGTTCAGTTATATCTCATCAAGCAGAAAAAGAGGTGTCACTTCATAGAGAAATTATTATCTTCCGGCTGCAAGCCCCTTGATGAACTCCTGGGAGGAGGTTTTGAGAAAGGCATTGTAACTCAAATCTTCGGACCTGCAGGAACCGGGAAAACAAATATCTGTATCCAGCTTTCGGTGGAATGCGTAAACCAAGGGCAAAGAGTCATTTTCATAGATACTGAAGGACTTTCTCCTTCACGTTTCAGGCAGATTGCAGGGGAAAACGCAAAAGAAATAGCAAGGAGCATCATTATCTATGAACCCATGAATTTTGAAGAGCAGTATGCAGCCGTAAGAGAGGTGGAAAGAATAGCTGGCGAGAATATCGGTCTCGTGATCCTGGATTCTGCAACCTCATTTTACAGGTTCGAGCTTGAAGACGATGAAACAAGCATGAGAAGCCGCAGAGAACTTGCCAGCCAGATAGGATTTTTACATGCCCTAGCCCGCAAACATGGTTTTGCCGCAGTCATAACCAACCAGGTATATTCAGATATTACCTCAGGAGGGGTGCGCCCTCTTGGTGGCAGTTCCTTGGAGCATATCTCAAAGACGATTATTAGACTGGAAAAAACAGGTGAAGGAACCAGGCGCGCCATCCTGTACAAACATCGTTCCCGTCCTGAAGGCTCGAGTGCTGAATTTACAATTACAGCTGAAGGAATTCGCTAA
- a CDS encoding inositol-3-phosphate synthase gives MTKIKIAIAGIGNCASSLIQGIEYYKAEDKEPIGLMHREIGGYKPGDIEVAAAFDIDARKVGKDVSEAIFAPPNCTAVFCPDIPSTGVKVKMGRVLDGVSEHMKNYDENYTFVASKEQEATKADIINELKNSGAEMLLNYLPVGSEEAARFYAECALEAGVAFINNMPVFIASDPEWAKKFEEKNIPIIGDDIKAQLGATITHRVLADLFEKRGVKLERTYQLNTGGNTDFLNMLNRDRLASKRESKTEAVQSVLSRKLENDNIHIGPSDYVAWQKDNKVCFLRMEGKLFGDVPMNLELRLSVEDSPNSGGVVIDAIRCCKLALDRGIGGVLYSPASYFMKHPAIQYPDDEAYRRTEEFIAGTRER, from the coding sequence ATGACAAAAATAAAAATAGCAATTGCAGGAATCGGAAACTGTGCAAGCTCTTTGATACAGGGCATTGAGTATTATAAGGCCGAGGATAAAGAGCCCATAGGATTGATGCACAGGGAGATTGGAGGATATAAGCCGGGCGATATAGAAGTTGCTGCCGCCTTTGACATCGATGCTAGGAAGGTAGGAAAAGATGTTTCCGAGGCTATTTTTGCTCCCCCGAACTGCACAGCGGTTTTTTGTCCCGATATTCCATCCACAGGTGTGAAGGTCAAGATGGGTAGAGTCCTTGATGGGGTCTCTGAACATATGAAAAATTATGATGAAAATTATACCTTTGTTGCCAGCAAAGAACAGGAAGCTACAAAAGCGGATATCATAAACGAGCTTAAAAATTCAGGTGCCGAAATGCTTCTCAATTACCTGCCTGTAGGTTCTGAAGAAGCAGCTCGTTTTTACGCTGAGTGTGCTCTTGAAGCAGGGGTAGCTTTCATAAACAACATGCCCGTTTTTATTGCAAGCGATCCTGAATGGGCTAAAAAATTTGAGGAGAAAAATATTCCGATTATTGGCGATGATATCAAAGCCCAGCTTGGAGCTACTATTACACACAGAGTTCTTGCGGATCTTTTCGAAAAGCGAGGCGTAAAGCTCGAAAGAACATACCAGCTCAATACCGGAGGAAACACCGATTTTCTTAACATGCTTAACAGGGATAGGCTTGCCTCCAAGAGAGAATCGAAGACCGAAGCCGTCCAGTCCGTACTTTCCAGGAAGCTTGAGAACGATAATATTCACATAGGGCCCAGTGACTACGTAGCCTGGCAGAAAGACAATAAGGTATGCTTCCTGAGAATGGAAGGAAAACTCTTCGGGGATGTGCCCATGAACCTTGAGCTCAGGCTTTCGGTTGAGGACTCCCCTAACTCTGGAGGTGTGGTAATCGATGCTATTCGCTGCTGCAAGCTGGCTCTTGACCGCGGGATAGGAGGAGTGCTATATTCTCCGGCTTCCTACTTCATGAAACATCCTGCTATTCAGTACCCTGACGATGAGGCTTACAGGCGGACTGAAGAATTTATAGCCGGAACCCGGGAACGTTAA
- a CDS encoding S-methyl-5-thioribose-1-phosphate isomerase has product MRTIDWKDESSSVVLVDQTLLPKEYRIIECKTLSSLCEAIKSLRIRGAPALGAAGGFGIALAAFLSEARDIETITRDLEVAGKTLKSTRPTAVNLSWGVDRVLRAILDAFDVQGVRDIALQEAKDIAEEDVATNKLIGKFGAKLLKDGDTVLTHCNAGRLACVDWGTALGVVRSAIAEGKEIKVIACETRPLNQGSRITTWELMQDKIPVTLISDSMAGWVMQQGLVDSVLVGADRITQDVVFNKIGTYSLSILAKEHEIPFYVAAPISTFDFNGWEGSVKIEMRSPDELRFFGSEQLAPKDVEVYNPAFDATPMENITAVITEKGIFYPPFLLDEVLV; this is encoded by the coding sequence ATGAGGACAATTGATTGGAAGGATGAATCGAGTTCCGTGGTGCTGGTAGACCAGACCCTGCTCCCAAAAGAGTACAGGATAATAGAATGCAAAACCCTGAGTTCTCTCTGCGAGGCTATAAAATCTCTCAGGATAAGAGGCGCGCCTGCCCTCGGTGCAGCAGGAGGTTTCGGAATCGCCCTTGCAGCCTTCCTGAGCGAAGCCAGAGATATCGAAACAATCACAAGAGATCTCGAGGTTGCAGGAAAAACCCTTAAGTCAACTCGCCCGACTGCAGTAAACCTTAGCTGGGGCGTGGACAGAGTCCTGAGAGCTATATTGGATGCCTTTGATGTACAGGGAGTCCGGGATATTGCCCTTCAGGAAGCTAAAGACATTGCGGAAGAAGATGTAGCCACCAATAAGTTGATAGGCAAGTTCGGGGCAAAACTTCTGAAAGATGGGGATACCGTACTCACACACTGCAATGCAGGCAGGCTCGCTTGTGTGGATTGGGGCACGGCTCTTGGAGTTGTGCGCTCGGCAATTGCTGAAGGCAAAGAAATCAAGGTTATTGCCTGTGAGACCAGACCTCTGAACCAGGGAAGCAGGATTACCACATGGGAGCTGATGCAGGATAAGATTCCGGTAACCCTTATTTCGGATTCCATGGCTGGATGGGTAATGCAGCAGGGACTCGTAGACAGCGTGCTTGTAGGAGCTGACAGAATTACCCAGGACGTCGTTTTCAATAAAATAGGCACATATTCCCTTTCTATTCTTGCAAAAGAGCATGAAATTCCCTTTTATGTAGCAGCCCCTATCTCAACCTTCGACTTCAATGGCTGGGAGGGCAGTGTAAAAATTGAAATGCGAAGCCCGGATGAACTTCGCTTTTTCGGCTCTGAGCAGCTTGCCCCGAAAGATGTGGAAGTTTACAATCCTGCTTTTGACGCAACTCCTATGGAAAACATAACTGCAGTAATTACTGAGAAAGGAATATTTTATCCGCCCTTCCTGCTGGACGAAGTACTTGTTTGA
- a CDS encoding preprotein translocase subunit Sec61beta, whose product MAKKSGTGLQSSAGLMRYYEADKNAIQIQPKTVLIVGAITGIAVLFLSAANGFWP is encoded by the coding sequence ATGGCTAAAAAATCAGGTACCGGGCTTCAGTCCTCTGCAGGGCTCATGCGCTATTATGAAGCAGATAAAAATGCAATTCAAATACAGCCCAAAACAGTGCTGATTGTCGGCGCCATTACCGGTATAGCAGTATTATTCTTGAGTGCTGCAAACGGCTTCTGGCCGTAA
- a CDS encoding alpha/beta hydrolase family protein: MSRQNSGKKASKYKASSGIKASKPTVLLLGFLLILVGVFGILYNPSGSAGAEASWEVSEAGTLTFPDREEPVFSVQEIEDTYAPENSDTLKLLSFESRGQKTQALLRIPANSSSSPGLVLLPGAGISKEVEQGLAVELSKMGYATLTPDQRNLGSINIDRDFEFFKAGLEPLEYTMVYDALKASDVLAFQPEVDPERLAILGESNGGRLAVLACALNPSLKGVIVISTAGYGTENSDSALANDSEAYRFSRSIDPNTYFETLPPAKFVQIHSFNDTVISHDQALRTFALAREPKAMYNVTEETHGYTASMRPYLEKELALILK; this comes from the coding sequence TTGAGCAGGCAGAATTCAGGGAAAAAGGCAAGCAAATACAAGGCTTCTTCAGGGATCAAAGCCTCTAAACCCACAGTTCTTCTTCTGGGTTTTCTTCTTATACTTGTGGGTGTTTTTGGAATTCTGTATAACCCGTCAGGCTCAGCAGGCGCTGAAGCTTCCTGGGAGGTCTCGGAAGCAGGCACCTTAACTTTTCCGGATCGAGAGGAGCCAGTTTTTTCAGTTCAGGAAATCGAAGATACGTACGCCCCTGAAAATTCGGATACTTTAAAACTGCTGTCTTTTGAAAGCCGTGGGCAAAAAACCCAGGCTCTCTTAAGAATTCCTGCAAATTCCTCCTCTTCTCCGGGCCTTGTCCTGCTGCCTGGAGCAGGGATTAGCAAAGAAGTCGAGCAGGGTCTGGCTGTGGAACTCTCTAAAATGGGGTATGCGACTCTCACTCCCGACCAGCGTAACCTCGGCAGCATAAACATAGACAGAGATTTTGAATTTTTCAAAGCCGGTCTTGAGCCTCTCGAATACACCATGGTTTACGATGCCCTTAAAGCCTCAGACGTGCTTGCATTCCAGCCTGAAGTTGATCCTGAAAGGCTTGCAATTCTCGGGGAAAGTAACGGCGGAAGACTTGCAGTTCTTGCCTGTGCCCTTAACCCTTCCCTTAAAGGAGTTATCGTGATCAGCACCGCCGGCTACGGCACTGAAAATTCCGATTCTGCACTTGCAAACGATTCCGAAGCTTACCGTTTTTCTCGCTCAATCGATCCGAACACCTATTTTGAAACCCTGCCGCCTGCAAAATTCGTGCAGATTCATTCTTTTAATGATACCGTAATCTCTCACGATCAGGCACTCCGAACCTTTGCCCTTGCAAGAGAGCCAAAAGCGATGTATAACGTTACTGAGGAAACACATGGATATACGGCGTCAATGCGCCCCTATCTTGAAAAAGAACTTGCTCTTATTTTGAAGTAA
- a CDS encoding MutS-related protein, with protein sequence MKSVLSTKTSQPLSSLREIHGIGERVADRLIKHFGTEEAALQAICEGDVASLSEINGISHNFALSLAREARSKTEGCSISDFLKTKEALELYSRLLELIKSFAHTTHARDRLNLFYPLPASRMDLIQERQTFIGEYLELGEAFSENSEFLNLLSRVRKLKPVPANLKIRDRIILCGDPKILEAAKEKFQAFLPVQGVEDLSEFVDLARGYSSVIVFDDTYLGFDLPEGIEPEYFQDLSRAEFWQVLPEKELAFFARNLDCVRACLNIVSALRSREFGFFEGFSEEKLDILNAALSKLGEDGKPVEGFDPELDRLGAALQNLDSVLTSALNEANQRMNRTLEASSLTLSGQELIKLVSGGIEIKDLLAKELNRIYKTEIEAVKEEIADKLGLQKQEKLMLESLFPDEISYPLSVDQSQLQLLRQKLNNSLEKTRLARKRELAKTLSAFHQPVEKLVREILDFDLGFSIACFSAKFQLKLPRLIRETGIGFEAGENLFLKARHGEIDPVSYSIGKTGFSPAGLENRVVLLSGVNSGGKTSLLELLAQCVILGYMGFPVPAKELELGPVEEFYYFGKSKGTLDAGAFETTLKQFSVLSEASGKLVLADELESITEPGASARIIAGILEYLTRNEQSLGIFVSHLSELILENTGAEVRIDGIEADGLDSNLELIVNRNPVYNRIARSTPELIVERLLRKTTGKEQEFYSHLKDKFKTGIKTDS encoded by the coding sequence ATGAAAAGTGTTTTGAGTACGAAAACTTCTCAGCCGCTCTCAAGCTTGCGGGAAATTCATGGAATTGGTGAACGGGTAGCTGACAGGCTGATTAAGCATTTTGGAACAGAAGAGGCAGCTCTTCAGGCTATTTGCGAGGGAGATGTAGCTTCACTTTCCGAAATCAATGGGATTAGCCATAATTTTGCCCTTTCCCTTGCCAGAGAAGCCAGATCCAAGACAGAGGGCTGTTCGATTTCTGATTTTCTCAAAACAAAAGAAGCTCTGGAACTTTATTCACGCCTGCTTGAGCTGATAAAGAGTTTTGCCCATACCACACATGCCAGGGACAGGTTGAACCTTTTTTACCCTTTACCTGCTTCTCGCATGGATCTGATACAGGAAAGACAGACTTTCATAGGAGAGTATCTTGAACTGGGAGAGGCTTTTTCTGAAAACTCCGAATTTCTGAACTTGCTTTCCAGGGTCAGGAAACTTAAACCCGTGCCGGCAAACCTGAAGATCAGAGACCGGATAATCCTTTGCGGAGATCCAAAAATCCTGGAAGCAGCCAAAGAAAAGTTCCAGGCTTTTTTGCCTGTGCAGGGCGTAGAAGACCTCTCGGAATTTGTGGATCTCGCAAGGGGTTATTCAAGTGTTATTGTTTTTGATGATACCTATCTTGGCTTTGACCTGCCTGAAGGTATTGAGCCTGAGTATTTCCAGGACCTCTCTAGAGCTGAATTCTGGCAAGTTTTGCCTGAAAAAGAACTGGCATTTTTTGCGAGGAATCTTGATTGCGTCCGCGCCTGTTTGAATATAGTCTCGGCTCTGCGATCCCGGGAGTTCGGATTCTTTGAGGGGTTCTCGGAAGAGAAGCTTGACATACTCAATGCAGCTCTTTCAAAGCTCGGAGAAGATGGAAAGCCTGTTGAAGGTTTTGATCCTGAACTTGATAGGCTTGGGGCAGCTCTGCAAAACCTTGACTCTGTATTGACCTCGGCTCTGAATGAAGCTAACCAGCGCATGAACCGAACTCTTGAGGCAAGTTCGCTTACCCTGAGCGGGCAGGAACTCATCAAGCTTGTAAGCGGGGGAATAGAGATTAAAGACCTGCTTGCAAAAGAACTTAACAGGATTTATAAAACTGAGATTGAAGCTGTAAAAGAAGAGATCGCTGACAAGCTTGGGCTTCAGAAGCAGGAAAAGCTAATGCTTGAGAGTCTTTTTCCTGATGAGATTTCCTATCCTCTGAGTGTGGACCAGTCACAACTCCAGCTTCTCAGGCAAAAGTTGAACAATAGCCTTGAAAAAACAAGGCTTGCCCGAAAAAGAGAGCTTGCAAAAACGCTCTCAGCCTTTCACCAGCCTGTAGAAAAACTTGTCAGAGAAATTCTAGATTTCGATCTGGGGTTCTCAATAGCCTGTTTTTCGGCAAAATTTCAATTGAAGCTGCCGAGACTGATTCGTGAAACAGGAATAGGTTTTGAAGCTGGGGAAAACCTCTTTTTAAAAGCCCGCCATGGAGAAATCGATCCTGTGAGTTATTCCATCGGAAAAACCGGTTTCTCTCCCGCTGGCCTTGAAAACAGGGTTGTGCTTCTGAGCGGAGTGAATTCCGGGGGCAAGACTTCCTTGCTTGAGCTCCTTGCCCAGTGCGTAATCCTTGGGTATATGGGTTTTCCGGTTCCTGCAAAAGAACTTGAACTTGGACCTGTTGAGGAATTTTACTACTTCGGAAAATCAAAAGGAACCCTGGATGCAGGAGCTTTTGAGACTACCCTTAAACAGTTCTCGGTACTTTCCGAAGCTTCAGGAAAACTGGTGCTTGCGGATGAACTGGAATCAATTACTGAGCCTGGAGCTTCTGCACGGATTATAGCAGGAATCCTGGAATATCTTACCAGAAATGAACAGAGTTTGGGAATTTTTGTTTCCCACCTGTCAGAGCTTATCCTTGAAAACACCGGGGCAGAGGTAAGAATAGATGGAATCGAAGCCGATGGTCTGGATTCCAATCTGGAACTTATCGTTAACCGTAACCCTGTATACAATCGCATTGCCCGAAGCACTCCCGAGTTGATTGTGGAACGGTTGCTCAGAAAAACCACCGGAAAAGAACAGGAATTTTATTCCCATTTAAAGGATAAATTTAAAACTGGCATAAAAACGGACTCCTAA